A segment of the Cricetulus griseus strain 17A/GY chromosome 6, alternate assembly CriGri-PICRH-1.0, whole genome shotgun sequence genome:
ttatattataatcccaggaactttttctttttattttttaatatagtcTACCCAGTCCCATTAACATTGCCCATGAGCACATGGTATAAGGCTAATAACTGAAAGATTTAAAGTTATTAGTGGTCACACCACTGAAATAAACAGCCTGTTCTTCAGCCAGCATCCATGTGATGAATATATTGCCATAGCTATAGGTGGGACATTGTGAGTTTTGGAAGTTGACTGAATGAATCTTGTGCAGCTCCTATGCAGGCATCCATGGGTGTTGTGAATTTATGGAATCAGTGTATTAATTTGGGTCAAAGTGCTTGTGAAACAGGGTGGGAAATCATGAAATAAGACTCCTGTAAATGGAATTGTCTGGATTATTTATGTAACATATCAGTTTATGCCTGTCAGTGTAAGACTATTTGTATAGTCATGTCTGTTTACAGTAATATCCTAAATATAAACTAATCACTTAAGATACAATATAAAGAAATGAATCATCATGAATTACAGCATAGTAAGCATTTGTCAATACATATAACCCAGAAATATGTCATGCCTTATAAAATGTATATCATAACAGTTCCAACATGGGTACACTTCTCCCACAAGATAATAATCTGTACAAACTCAGGGTAATTATTTAATTTAGTCACTGGGTGGTCCATGTCACAGATCAGTAACTTCAAAatttgggaggcataggcagttggatctctgagttcaaggccaccctgctctacagagtgagttccaggatagccagggctaaacagaaaaaccctgtctcaaaaaacaaaagtaacaataaaaaataatttattgtgcTTCTACTAATCATGTCACATTACATATCATTATAAACCCAGAATAAGGAAATTCAGGTAAGTAAAATACACGACATGTCAATTTATCATCTTTCATAATACCCCTCTTCACCCCAATCACTGTTACAGTGTTGCCCAGACACAGAGATGGAATATTCCTCCATCGGGATAGATGaattatttttccattctcttttaACAAAACAATCCTTTTACCGtaattgtgtgtggggggaagaCTACAAATACAATACAATGTTTCATAATAATAGTCAAGATTTTCTTCCTTAGAGATgattatttctacttttattttgtgttttcatcattTGTGATTACTATTTAGTATACTACTGACATTTGGTACTTTGGAATCAAACAAATACCTTGCACATAGGGTTTAGAACAGTTGTATTACTACTAGATCTCATATCTTCATTGAATAATGTGAAGTTGTtagagatggaaagaaatgatGAATTTTGAATTTGGTGATATCATGCTAAGTTAAATATTATGTAACAAAACAACATTTTTTGTTATAATATCCATCTCTAATCTCTATTTTAATCTGAAAATTTTATCCTCAAATGCAGACAAAAAGCAtgggaaatataataaaaatattattgttgtcatttacaaacatttcttctatttatttaatttattttacatcatgaccaaagtttcccctccatctTTCCCATCCTGTCCCTCTTCCCAAGCTCCACATGCTCtcattcactcctcctcctctgtttctgttcagaaatggTCATGGCTCCCATGCATATCAACCAGCCATGGTaaatcaagttgcagtgagactagccACTTCCTCTTCTAGTAAGGTTAGATGAGGCAATCTGGTAGAAAAAATTGGTCAGAAAGCAACAGGCAAGACAGTTTCTGCTCCCACCATTAGGAATCCCATAAGAAAACCAAGTTACACATCTGTAACTTATATCTAAAGGGTCTAGGTCAGTCATATACCatctccctggttgtcagttaaGTCTCTATGACCACCTATGAGCAAGGTTAGCTGGTtctatgagttttcttgtggtgtccttgacctttTGCTCcactggctcctataatccttcctcccctctcttgcAAGACTCCTTAAGCTCCACTTAATGTTtgtttgtgggtgtctgcatttgtttccatcagttgctgggtgaagcctctctgatgacagatGGACTAGACTatttagcagaatatcattaggaatcatatcattcatggattttttttttttttgctgttcatGTTTGGTTCTCTCCTAGGTCTCTGAGAAAGCTAGACTttgggtcctggccctccaggcagtgtcagggtgGGCTTTTTCTTATGATAAGTGTCTCCAGCTAGGGCATggattggttggtcactcccataGTTTCTGTGCTATCTTCACTCCAGCACATCATATAGGCAAGACAAATTTTAGGATGAATCTTTGGTGGCTGGGTTAGTGTCCCAGTCTCTCTACTGGATGTCCTGCCTGGTCATTGTATATAGCCAGTTTAGGCTATATATTCCCCATTTCTTgaagtcttatctggggtcaccCTCACTGATTGCTGgtagtttccattgcactaggttatTAGCTCATACCAGAGATGACCCTAGAATCCaattgtctctcccagtactctctccctccatccttctcccACCAGATCCCTCTTATTCCCATTCCCATTCACTCATCCAAAGCCCTTCCCCCGTGCAATGGAAATGTCTACTTTATTTGCCCTTCACAATGAGATTCATGTCTTTTCCCACACCCCACCCCTTGAACCCTCCTTCTTTGTAAGTCTGttgattgtagcatggttatcctaaaaattatgtaacaaaatataaatgcagTTTTTAGCTCGCCATCCAAATTAATAATGTAATAACTTAGATGTTAAAATATTGAGTCAACATTGAGGGTGTCCAATGTCAAATAGTAGCTGCAAAGTACATTTTTGAATACCCAAGAAATAGCACACTTCTGACTTCTgctaattttcaaatttattgcTTGAAGTAAAAGTAATCATAAATTATTTGGTAAGTGATTCAAGGAAATTTGGCATTTCCTTGAATATATGCAATTCATTTAAATGAGGTCATTATTTTACCTCATAGATTTTTTTCGTATTCTTAAAAAACTTTCTTATTCTTCAAAGAACAGAGTATCTACCTGAAAATATTTAACACATCATCTTTACTAGCCAATTCTTCCCACAGAAATCTGTAGAGCCACATCTACATGtcataaagatgaaaacaaacaagggATTCCAAGCCCCCACTAAACATGACCATAATAAATACAGAGGAATCATTTTACAGAAATTATGTTGTTTAATGTAGAGTTGTGAGAGAAGAGACAATATTTAATGGAAAGAACATTGTTTGAGATCACCAGGATTGAAATGTTtgtttcagaaagcaaagaaactagatagaaaacaaaaaagacatggaCATTGTTAGAAGAGaatcttcttcaatttcattagatgTCTGGTTTTAGTAGATGTTACAAATCCTATGTATAAGCTCTGTTTAACATCTGTTAGGGATCCATGTGATGACAAGAATAGAGTATTAAAAGTTCAAACTTGATCAAAGCTGTTGCTGTATTCCTCAGagaaaaaactgaaaagagaatTTAATTAATCCCACTTACATACAGAATAATAAACAGACTCTAACCTATTTAAAAACCAATAGTACCACAGCACAATAGTGTCATATGCAGATTGTGCAGGTGCTGGAGATAAGGACAGAATAAATATCTGAGGTATGCTTCTATCTGACATTTAAACaatatagaagaaaataataacctgttttctctctttgtcctGAGGAATAAGCCAAAAAATAGTAGTATATCTTGATGTCAGTTAAATTCAGATTAAAATCTATTACTGGCCATTGAGTCTTCTTGCTGTACTTGTAGGAATTTAACTGCCTTAATATGCCACTAATGAAGTTTTGTAAAGGTTTCTATGATTCATTTAATAGTCAAAATTCCTTTGTTATCTAACTCTGTAAGTGATAtgcatacataattttatttttctatattctttctcaaataataataaaatcaaaacattgtAAGTGCAGATCCATGTAAATTAAATTCCAATTAACTACATGTCATAAgaacttagaagagaaaaatgaaattcattaATAAAGGAACATGAACAAGCATTTTTTGACATATGCCTTTatgaaagacaaacacaaaaaaacagaatatgtTCCTAAGAAGCCTGTCATGTTTTCAGTAATTATCAGTTTTTTACAAATCAATGATACAGGGGCAGTTTGTAGTAATCTTTTCACAtagaattcatttctttcttttataaggacTTAGATTTCACTTAGATTTCGGAGTCTGATAGATTCAAAGCAAGGAGTGGTGGATGACAAGAGATAGTTGGCTTAATGAAATAGGTGTCATTAAGAAAATGTAGCAAAACAACACCTTAGTAATGTTCATGAATTTATTTCATCTGATGCTATAATGAGAGATTAAACTATGATTCAATATTAATATGATGatccttttgtttgattttatgaaatagttaacctttcatttctttggacTTTACAGATGAATTGGACTTTGGATGCTACAGATGAATTGTGATATGATAACAAATTTTAGATGTGTCAATTCTACACTCTTAAAATGAGCAAGAAAAATCAcattagaaattatttattaactaagattaaaaatattatctGACCACTTTAAAtatttggggaaatttttaaTGATAATGCTACTTAAGAGAGATTTGTGCCAATGGTTTTTTAACCTGAGTGTTGTTACCCCTTTGTGGGGGATTGGAATAAACTTTTCACAGGGGTAGCATGTCAGATACTCTGGATATCAGATATTTGTATTACACttcaaaaaagcaacaaaattaaagttatgaagtaccaatgaaataaatttttgtttggtGTTACCAAAATATCAAGAACTATATTAATGTGTGTCAGCATTTAGAAGTTTGAGACCCACTAGTCTACACCATCTTATGGAACTACAAAATATGTTCTAAATAGTGAAATTAGATTCTCAAAATTGACAACAATTTTCTTGGAAATATTAATTAAACCCAAGTCTATctattttttaatgctttttgcAACCAAtcaacaaagaataaagaaaatggatgaaCGAAACTGCTCCTCAATCACACAATTTGTTCTATTGGGAATTACTGATAACTCTTTCATAGAAGTGGTTCTATTCATTGTATTTCTTCTCATCTATCTCCTTATTCTTCTGACAAATATTGGAATGATTGTTTTGATCAGAATGGAGCCCCAGCTTCACACAccaatgtacttcttcctcagtcACCTCTCTTTCTCAGACCTCTGCTATTCCACTGCAGTTGGACCAAAGATGCTTGTGGACCTAATGGACAAACACAAATCTATATCTTTTGTTGGCTGTGCCTTGCAGTTTTTCGTCACGTGTATCTTTGTAGACGCTGAGTGCATGCTCCTGGCAGTGATGGCCTTTGATCGGTACAAGGCCATTAGCAATCCCCTGATGTATGCTGTAGAGATGTCCAATAGAGTTTGTTATTGCCTCCTAGCTGGAGTTTACCTCATAGGAATGATAGATACTGTGATACATACTATAATGACTTTTGGGCTATGTTTCTGTAGATCTAATGAGATTAATCATTTTTTCTGTGACATCCCTCCCATCCTGTTACTATCTTGCTCAGATACACAGGTCAATGAGTTAGTcacctttattatttttggtttgatTGAACTCAGCACCATCTCAGGAGTTCTTGTTTCTTATTGTTACATCATGTCCTCAGTCTTAAAAATTCACTCCACTGAGGGGAGATTCAAAGCTTTCTCCACCTGTGCCTCTCACTTAACTGCAGTTGTCATTTTCCAGGGAACACTGCTGTTCATGTATTTCCGCCCTGCTTCTGCTTACTCTCTGGATCAAGACAAAATGGCCTCAGTGTTTTACACCCTAGTGATTCCTATGCTTAACCCTCTGATTTACAGCCTTAGGAACAAGGATGTAAAGGAGGCCCtgcaaaaactaaaaaataaaatattcttttaaataaagataCACATactaaaatatgaatttatgCATACAAGTATCCCCATGCTTTATTTCAACTACAAAATATGCCATTAAGATACATCAATACTAAATTGGTTAATGAATACATTTCTAAGTCAGAATATACTTATGAGCTTGTGATTcataatattttatacattatttcTTTACCTTCAGGATACATGGCACTTTAATTTCAGAGAAATTCCAAAATTATAAGTTGtcctaaaataatgttttttcatTGAATATATTTAGTTTGATTCTTTTACATATtaagtttatttgtattttgtgttcaAATGATTTTTTCAGTTTATTAGAAATTATAATCtgtgttaaatatatttaataataaatcaaCTTATGTGTAATCAAAAGTCATGTCATTCTAAGTTCTAGCATAATCTCCAAGGCTAGACCATACAAAAGGCAAATTCTTTGGAAATGGAGACAGGGAGTGTGGGGGCTAAAGAATGACAAGAACAGTTGTGAGGAGAAGAAAGACTCTAGATGCAGGAAGCGACCATTATCAATCCTGAGATAGGCAGATAAATGAATCTCCATGTAAAGTTAGTTTCAGACAGAAAGAATCAAGAACAAATTGCTACTAGTTCATCTTTCTCCAGCTGTTGATATTGATCGTGTTCTTGATTTCATATAACCTCGATTATACTTTGAGCGCATTCAACCTCATATCCCTCtcttatctctctccctctcctatttACTCCCCTTTGATGAATTGaatgtcttcctttttaaaatatccacTTAGATATtggataaaaattttaataacattgtgtactgtatatttttattattttctggttaatttatttttattccacaGTAGTTATGATTTATTGGGGTTTTGTATATGGCAAAATTAATATGGTAAGAAATTATTCAGGAAGgatgatttcaaattttaaatcaaaactATATTTATGATGTTGGGTAAAGTAAATTCTATGACTTGTTATTTATCTATTATATTCATGCCTATTAATATCACATTATTCCTTCAACAATTAATGCAGTTTTGTATGTAAGTTAAAACTAAAATCATAGAAAAGGTAACAAATTGCCAATGCAAGGTCCCAACCACTTCTCAACTCAATCCCACCCCATCAAATGTTTTTTACCCTTCACTTACCACTTCTAAGCCATAATTGATTGTTCACCCTGTGAttcatagattaaaaaaaacaccTGAGCATATTCTTCTGTTTATTAAACATCTGTTTCAGGCATGCTGCTGAAGAGGGTCTCTTTAATGATGGCCAATTTCCTGTTTGTGATACTTTCGCCTGGTTTCTGCCttagaaacaaagaggaaatatGAATAACTTTTCAAAACCCAAATCAAGAAATAACAGTATGACATCTTACTAGGTACcaagttataaatatgtttatagtattgtatatattttagatatttagtAGGCTCtatgaaagaaaatatcagtGATATGAATTCTGAGGTATTTAACAAACCATGTTAACTATTTGCTTTACtcgtagaaagaaaaaaaacattcagaTTGTTACCCAAGTATTTTTCAACTACTCCATCTTTCTCTGATCAAGTATAATTTGTTAAAACAATGGGGGAAGTTATCTGAGATCATGACAATAAGATCACACCTGAAAAATTAGAAGATTAAGCCCATGATATTTTTGATCAAAACTGTGTCTGCAGCTGCATTTCCCATGTTAGGATTTCTTCCTGCAATTTTACAGTGTCTCCTGTGAAAACATTTCAGAATTGTAGTAAATCCCAGAGACGCTTCTGCTGCTTTTCAAAGGAGCATTTGAGGGACTTTTTTGAAGATTATCAGGATCATTATAGAAAACACCTATGTGGAAGAATGTTTCTTCtggaaagtaattttaaaacacCCATCCACTTGTGTAATCTGTACTAAATATACTTCTAAATAGACTTTTATTAACATTGCATTTTTTCTTCTTGTGCTTCCTCCAACTCATTCCCGATACTTCCCACTTCCCTACTCCCTCATTTTCAAgctctttctctttaaaagaaaatcagcagtaaaaataaaaacaagcacacaaaaagctgtaggaaaaaaaacgaacaaaaaatccaccaaaacaaaacaaagggtgAACAAAAACATTGAGTCATTTTTGTGTTGGCCAATTACTCCAGGGCATACAGCCTGCCCTGGACTGTGGTTAACATACcctttggagaaaactaagtTCCACTTTTGCAGAAGCTATCAATTGCAAATAACTTCTTGGTTATGAgtggaatttgtttttatttccttctctgacTCATTGCAGggattttgtcttgtttgaacCTGTGTAGGTCTCATGCTGTCACTCTCTCTTTGAATTCACTGGTGTATCAATCCTGTTGTGTGTGGAAAATACTGTTTTCAGGTGTCATTAGCCCCCTGTCCCAGCTCTATGAGAAataacccatacctgacactgctaaagtagTCAAGAGCCTGAGACTTGATATGATAGAATGCTACCCACATAGATCAGTACATTGAGCAACcccatcagagaaacttcttgcaATGGATGATAATTACTACAACTGGATAACTGGATAGTGTCAGATAATGAAAGAATTTGGAGCACTTAGCAATGAATGAGATACTTTTATTAAACCACTACCCACAGACTCGGGGACTATgtggaagaagatgaagaaatactgaaaaaaggtttatatttttaactatgtgcatatgtgtttgtccAAGTTTAAGTacatatgtgagtgcaggtactgACAGAGTCCAATAGAGATATCAAATAACAGATCTGGAatttagacagttgtgagcctcctgacttGAGTATTTGGAAACAAACTCTTATCCTCTACAAGGGCAGGATTCACTTTTGATGATCAAGGATTTAAAATTTACCCATGATGCTTTCATTACTCTTTCTTAGAATCAATATGCAGAGTCAGAGTAGAaaacaagttaaaataaaatagggtCCTAATTGGACTATCACTAAATTACTGTTGTTCTAAATTTATAAAGATACAGACTTTGTCTAGTGAAGTGTCAGTCATTTAGTAGATATGAGTTTTATCTTTAGAATTCCCAACTctcttgaaagaaataaaagtcctATGTGGTCATGTGTGCTTGCAATGCTAgcactggaaaacaaaagacacagcTTTTAATTATTACTTTGAATCTGTAGCCATTTCAAGTTGTTCTCCATAAATAGTTCTATTTAGCTAATAGTGCATATGCACATCCTTGTATAGTACACATTCAACCAAtgattgaaaagaaataaagcacAAAATTGTCCTAGAAGATGTCACAGAGCACATTTCCTTTACTACTAAAATTTAGCTGCTTTGCTTGGGGAATGGGAATCATGGAACCTGTTTTTTTCTGAGGCAAACATTATCAATTAAACTCATTAACAATAGCCCATAAGCAAAGGCTGGGCCACCATTCCCTCAAGAAAGACTGTTACAAACAACAGTTGGTTATATGAAATTCATCAGTGACAACAAGAAAGACAATGAGATGCAGCCACtttcttgtcatttttgtttttttactgtctttccttgtttgtgtgtgtttgcttaaAGTATACTCCAAGTTTTTTCCCTAAGACTAAACTCTAAGATTCTCTATTAAAACagaaatctctcaaggaaatTAATGTCAGATGTCCATTATCTGCAAATGTATTATTTTGGAAGAGAAGAAATATCAAATTCAATAGCTGTTTTATTGTAAGCACAAAGATGTTTCTGTGTACAGTTTCCAAAACTGATGTGGCaagcacttgtaatcccagtgcttgattGGTTGGGTGAGCATGGAAAAAAAATAGAGCCCAAAAATGTAGAAAACTATAGGGTCATGCAATGGCCAAGTTAAGGTACTCATGCCACAAATGTGGACATGAAATAATTTATTGGAAGCTAAGGGTTGGTAGTTCCTGAGGAGAATCTGGGTAAAGGTTTGGTTATTCATCTGAAGGATTTGTCTGATGAGAAAGGAGGTGAAGCAAATAAGGAAGATAAGAAGAAAGTGCAGTAACAGGATGATGATAACCAGTAGCCACAGGAAGTGGACAATCCATGTCAACAGTGGTGGCTGAGCCATCCCAGGGAGTCAGAGTTAAATGGTGTCTGTTTAAGAAACTCCTCTGATAGTTGGTCAGTTTGTTAACATTTTCTTCAAACAAACCAGTTTCACTGATGGGATAGAAACATTCTTCCCTGAGAAATAAGTAGGTATCCAGTTTTTCAGCTATCAGTCAATCTTAGGAGCTGTGCTATAAAGAGACTTGATTTAGGAAGTGAGTTGTCTTGAAGGGAGGCTAAAGACCCAGTGGTGGAATCTAGAGAGACCTGCATCTTGGTTTCACAAACCTGTGTAGATAGTACTAAGTGCCCAAGGGTACCACAGGTCACGGCTATGCCTGTCAAGGTAGTGATTAAGGTGTGGCCCACCATGACAGGCAGAAAGGCTGCCCTACGTACAAATGTTCTTGGGAAAAGAAAGTACAACTTAGATTACTTGTGGGATGACTGTCATCAGAAAACAGGGTCCAGTCACATTTGCGCCTATGAAGTCAGAGACACTACCATTACACCTGAATAGCCTCCCCTGGGATACCTGGATGAAAGCTGAAATCAAGACCTTTTTAGAAAATGGGTTATGGTGTGtagtaggagaaaaagaaggaaaatagatgTTTTATGGATAGGAATAAATGAGTTGATGCTTCTTGTTCCCATAGGGGGACCCAAAGGGCCAAGAGTAGATAGGTTTTGGGGCCTAAGTTAAGAAAGGTTATAGAAACATTGACAATTGGGTTTGTTGCTAGGAGGAGGGCATTGTAAGGAAGCACAGAGAAAATAATGGGTGGTGTTGTGAGGGGGATTATTGAAGTTGAGGACAGAGAGCATTTGTTGGATGATCTGGACCCAAGTAAGGAGAGAATAGGGGAGTGCAAACATCAGAGATAGGTAGTAGGATCAGGTGACATTTGATTATATCATCTATTTATGCCTATAGCACTTGTTCAGAGTGTTAGAGGTGTGAGGAGACATTAACAACCCGCTCAGTCAGGGGGATCAGCCAGTTGTGGATATCAATTGTTCCTGCAGGTATGAACCAAACTTAAAGCTTAACCCTGAACACAAGTGGCCTATCTCTTCTCTCATGcatctttaatatattttacaagttttacattatttttatgattGTCTGAAGAACCCTAGTCCCTGATAGAAATGTTGCTAACTAGAGTCTAATACTGTGTGCACAATGAATTCTACAGGAATAGTATAGACCTACGCCCATTCAGAGTAGGTAAGGAGTCCTTGGAAATTTAATCAAAGGTAAAACAGGCATGAAGCTGTGGATCATAACTAGGGTACTGCAATCCACTTGTGGGAAAGGACTTTCAACAAATGGTTTGAATAGAATCCTTTTAGCTGTTGAGGACTTCTCCAAAATTAGAACTGACAAGGATACTAGCACTTGTGGGGGTAGAGaatgaatagaaatgaaagagaaatatcaTCTTGCTTGGGGATAGCTGGGAGCAAGGAGTGAGTTATCATGAGGGACCAAAACACTGTGAGTAAGGATGATGGGTTGAGGTAAAGAGACAatgtgggaggagggggaaaatGAAGGTTTTGAGATAGGATATATGAATCCAATATGGGGATTCTTGAAGTCTGACTGCAATTGGTGTAGAGTAAAAAGAGCCAGGGAGAGAAAAATCTCACCCTGACTTGACACTGAGGCCATGGCCAAGGGCACTTTCCAGGGTGTCCTggaatttttgacaaagaagatagaattatacaatggaaaaaagaaagcatcttcaacaaatggtgctggcataactggattctggcatataggagactgcagatagatccatatctatag
Coding sequences within it:
- the LOC100753223 gene encoding olfactory receptor 5W2-like yields the protein MDERNCSSITQFVLLGITDNSFIEVVLFIVFLLIYLLILLTNIGMIVLIRMEPQLHTPMYFFLSHLSFSDLCYSTAVGPKMLVDLMDKHKSISFVGCALQFFVTCIFVDAECMLLAVMAFDRYKAISNPLMYAVEMSNRVCYCLLAGVYLIGMIDTVIHTIMTFGLCFCRSNEINHFFCDIPPILLLSCSDTQVNELVTFIIFGLIELSTISGVLVSYCYIMSSVLKIHSTEGRFKAFSTCASHLTAVVIFQGTLLFMYFRPASAYSLDQDKMASVFYTLVIPMLNPLIYSLRNKDVKEALQKLKNKIFF